One genomic segment of Paraburkholderia aromaticivorans includes these proteins:
- the phbB gene encoding acetoacetyl-CoA reductase, giving the protein MTRTALITGGVSGIGAATARQLQGAGYSVIANYFGNDAEADAFHKETGIPVFGWNVADFDATQQAIATIVAQSGPIDVLVNNAGITRDSTLHKMTLEQWRSVIDVDLGGCFNTCRAVIESMRERRFGRIVNISSVNALSGQFGQTNYAAAKAGLIGFTKALALEGASRGITANVIAPGYTDTGMVHGVPDDILKTIVSGVPAGRLATPDEIARGIVFLVADDAAFINGATLSINGGKYMA; this is encoded by the coding sequence ATGACAAGAACGGCGCTCATTACCGGCGGAGTCAGTGGAATCGGAGCGGCAACAGCAAGACAGTTGCAAGGCGCCGGCTACTCGGTGATTGCCAACTATTTCGGAAACGATGCCGAGGCCGATGCATTTCATAAAGAAACGGGCATTCCCGTCTTCGGCTGGAACGTGGCTGACTTCGATGCCACCCAGCAAGCGATTGCCACGATCGTCGCGCAATCGGGCCCGATCGATGTGCTCGTGAACAATGCCGGCATCACCCGTGACAGCACGCTGCACAAAATGACGCTGGAGCAATGGCGCAGTGTGATCGACGTGGATCTGGGCGGATGCTTCAATACGTGCCGGGCTGTCATCGAAAGCATGCGCGAGCGCCGCTTTGGACGGATCGTGAATATCAGTTCGGTCAACGCGCTTTCCGGGCAGTTCGGCCAGACCAACTATGCCGCAGCCAAGGCGGGGCTGATCGGCTTTACCAAGGCGCTCGCGCTCGAAGGCGCATCGCGAGGCATTACGGCCAATGTGATCGCCCCAGGCTATACGGATACGGGCATGGTGCACGGTGTGCCGGACGACATTCTGAAAACGATAGTCAGTGGCGTGCCGGCGGGAAGACTGGCGACGCCGGATGAAATCGCGCGCGGCATCGTCTTCCTGGTCGCGGATGACGCGGCGTTCATCAACGGAGCCACGCTGTCGATCAACGGTGGCAAATATATGGCGTAG
- a CDS encoding acetate/propionate family kinase produces the protein MSAPLLLTFNPGSSTVKIGLFRVVAGEAVRIGQGMIDFRHQPLQLHLVNGGKTADIALRSAVTEDLHDVLDETLGWFATHFPLDDLVSVGHRVVHGGDRFAGPVAITDETLAAITALVPLAPLHQPQSVRLIRAIRHLRPHLLQAASFDTAFHRTQTALVQRFAIPRGLFDKGIKRYGFHGLSYQFVHGQLELQFPQLARGKVVAAHLGSGASLCAFEAGASRDSSMGFSTLDGIPMATRCGALDAGVLLHLLEQHGLSVDEVEHMLYEQSGLLGVSGISADSRELQASHRPEAREALELFAFRIAGEAARLAATLGGLDSLVFTAGIGEHQPAVRVAVCERLAWLGVELDREANDSNARVISSARSQITVLVLPTDEEQIIANEAIAVLHREALKS, from the coding sequence ATGAGCGCCCCTCTTCTGCTCACCTTCAACCCCGGCTCGTCGACGGTCAAGATCGGGCTGTTTCGCGTCGTCGCCGGTGAAGCCGTGAGAATCGGCCAGGGCATGATCGACTTCCGGCATCAACCCTTGCAGTTGCACCTCGTGAATGGCGGCAAGACAGCAGACATTGCCCTGCGGTCTGCCGTCACCGAAGATCTGCACGACGTGCTCGACGAAACGCTCGGCTGGTTCGCCACGCATTTTCCGCTCGACGATCTCGTGTCAGTCGGCCATCGCGTCGTGCATGGCGGCGATCGCTTCGCCGGTCCCGTCGCCATCACGGACGAAACGCTTGCGGCCATCACCGCCCTCGTCCCGCTTGCGCCGTTGCATCAGCCCCAGAGCGTCCGGCTGATCCGGGCGATCCGGCATCTGCGGCCGCATCTGCTGCAGGCCGCGTCGTTCGACACGGCATTTCACCGTACGCAGACTGCGCTGGTCCAACGCTTTGCGATTCCACGCGGACTCTTCGACAAGGGCATCAAGCGCTACGGTTTTCATGGCCTGTCATATCAATTCGTTCACGGCCAGCTCGAACTGCAATTCCCGCAACTCGCACGCGGCAAGGTCGTTGCCGCCCATCTAGGCAGCGGCGCAAGCCTGTGTGCATTCGAGGCCGGCGCAAGCCGCGACTCGAGCATGGGTTTCTCGACACTCGACGGAATTCCCATGGCCACGCGATGCGGCGCGCTCGACGCCGGGGTTCTTCTACACCTGCTCGAACAGCACGGCCTCAGCGTCGACGAGGTCGAACACATGCTCTATGAGCAGTCCGGTCTGCTCGGGGTTTCCGGTATCAGCGCGGACAGCCGCGAACTGCAGGCGAGCCACCGCCCGGAAGCCCGCGAGGCGCTGGAGCTGTTCGCCTTTCGCATCGCGGGCGAGGCCGCGCGGCTCGCCGCCACGCTAGGCGGCCTCGACAGTCTCGTCTTCACCGCCGGGATCGGCGAGCATCAACCCGCGGTGCGCGTTGCCGTATGCGAGCGCCTCGCGTGGCTGGGCGTCGAACTCGATCGCGAAGCGAACGACAGCAACGCACGTGTGATCAGCAGCGCGCGCAGCCAGATAACGGTCCTCGTGCTGCCGACCGATGAAGAGCAGATCATCGCCAACGAGGCGATTGCGGTATTGCATCGCGAGGCATTGAAATCGTGA
- a CDS encoding bifunctional enoyl-CoA hydratase/phosphate acetyltransferase — translation MNDLLLHNRTFDELAIGESASLVRTAGQIDIDLFAAVSGDVNPAHTDATFASSDLFGHIVVHGMWTGALISALLGTRLPGPGTIYLDQELQFRHPVAPGDTITATVTVKEKRPEKRIVLLDTRCTNQKGDTVLLGTATVIAPSAPIVWHPTLQPEVSVRRHDRYEAFIREARTHTALRTAVVHPCSPDVIQAVFEARDEGLLDPILVGPEAKIRAAAEAANVSLAGITIEAVAHSHAAAARAVELGAAGQVTALMKGTLHTDELLSAVVAAGSGLRTGRRISHVYAMDVPAYPKPLIVTDAAVNISPTLAQKRDICQNAIDLLHVLGIEQPRVAVLAAVETVNPAMPTTLDAAALTVMAARGQITGALVDGPLAFDNAISLAAATTKGVHSPVVGQADILLVPDLEAGNMLAKQLVYFAGADAAGLIVGARLPIILTSRADSLRVRLASVALARLVAESRLSELLAS, via the coding sequence GTGAACGATCTTCTGCTGCATAACCGGACCTTCGATGAACTGGCGATCGGCGAATCCGCATCGCTCGTGCGGACAGCGGGGCAAATCGACATCGACCTGTTCGCCGCCGTGTCGGGCGATGTCAATCCCGCGCATACCGACGCGACCTTCGCGTCGAGCGACCTGTTTGGCCATATCGTCGTTCACGGCATGTGGACCGGCGCGCTGATCTCCGCGCTGCTCGGCACCCGGCTGCCGGGTCCTGGGACCATCTATCTGGATCAGGAACTGCAGTTCCGCCACCCGGTCGCGCCGGGCGACACGATCACCGCCACGGTGACGGTGAAAGAAAAACGCCCCGAGAAGCGGATCGTGCTGCTCGACACGCGCTGCACGAATCAGAAGGGCGACACCGTTCTGCTCGGCACGGCCACGGTGATTGCACCGTCGGCACCGATCGTGTGGCATCCCACCCTGCAACCCGAAGTGTCCGTGCGCCGGCACGACCGTTACGAGGCATTCATTCGCGAAGCGCGCACTCATACCGCACTGCGCACGGCCGTCGTGCATCCCTGTTCACCGGATGTGATTCAGGCGGTCTTCGAAGCGCGTGACGAAGGCCTGCTCGATCCGATACTCGTCGGTCCCGAAGCCAAAATCCGCGCCGCCGCCGAAGCCGCTAACGTGAGTCTCGCCGGCATCACGATCGAAGCGGTCGCGCACAGTCACGCCGCCGCCGCGCGCGCCGTCGAACTGGGCGCCGCCGGCCAGGTCACCGCGTTGATGAAAGGCACGCTGCACACCGACGAACTGCTCTCCGCGGTCGTCGCTGCCGGGTCTGGCCTGCGAACCGGCCGGCGCATCAGCCACGTGTATGCGATGGACGTACCCGCTTACCCTAAACCGCTGATCGTCACCGATGCGGCGGTCAATATCTCGCCGACTCTCGCGCAAAAACGCGATATCTGCCAGAACGCGATCGACCTGCTGCATGTTCTAGGCATCGAGCAGCCGCGGGTCGCCGTGCTCGCGGCCGTTGAAACCGTCAATCCGGCGATGCCGACCACGCTCGACGCGGCGGCGCTCACCGTGATGGCCGCACGCGGCCAGATAACCGGTGCGCTGGTCGACGGCCCGCTCGCCTTCGACAACGCGATCAGCCTCGCCGCGGCGACGACCAAAGGTGTCCACTCCCCGGTGGTCGGTCAGGCGGACATTCTGCTGGTTCCCGATCTCGAAGCCGGCAACATGCTGGCGAAGCAATTAGTGTATTTCGCCGGCGCCGACGCCGCGGGTCTCATCGTCGGCGCGCGGCTGCCGATCATCCTGACGAGCCGCGCCGATAGCCTGCGGGTGCGCCTCGCATCGGTCGCGCTTGCCAGGCTCGTCGCCGAAAGCCGCCTGAGCGAACTGCTCGCATCATGA
- the fabI gene encoding enoyl-ACP reductase FabI yields the protein MDLSGKRGLVVGIANEHSIATGCATLFRAAGAELAVTYLNDKAEPFVRPVAQTLRAPLVMPCDVRVPGQLEAVFETITKEWGRLDFVLHSIAFAPADDLHASLVDCSAEGFALAMNVSCHSFIRMTKLALPLMPDGGSLMTVSFLGAERAVDHYNVMGPVKAALESSVRYLAVDLAARRVHVHAISAGAVKTRAASGIDHFDALLDDVRTHTPAQHLVTINEIGRIATVLASEAGMTLTGSTIYADAGFHITA from the coding sequence ATCGACCTTTCGGGCAAGCGCGGCCTGGTCGTCGGCATTGCGAACGAGCACAGCATCGCCACCGGCTGTGCGACGCTGTTTCGCGCGGCCGGCGCGGAACTCGCCGTCACCTATCTGAACGACAAGGCCGAGCCGTTCGTCCGCCCGGTTGCCCAGACGCTTCGTGCGCCTCTCGTCATGCCATGCGACGTGCGTGTTCCGGGTCAGCTAGAAGCCGTCTTCGAGACGATCACGAAAGAGTGGGGGCGGCTCGACTTCGTGCTCCATTCGATCGCCTTCGCACCCGCCGACGACCTGCACGCGAGCCTCGTCGACTGCTCGGCCGAGGGCTTCGCCCTCGCGATGAATGTGTCGTGCCATTCGTTCATCCGCATGACAAAGCTCGCGTTGCCGCTGATGCCGGACGGCGGCAGCCTGATGACCGTGAGCTTTCTGGGCGCCGAGCGCGCGGTGGATCATTACAACGTGATGGGGCCCGTCAAGGCCGCGCTCGAATCGAGCGTGCGTTACCTTGCCGTCGATCTGGCGGCACGTCGCGTCCATGTCCATGCGATCTCGGCAGGCGCGGTGAAAACACGCGCCGCATCCGGCATCGACCATTTCGATGCACTGCTCGACGACGTCCGCACGCATACGCCCGCGCAGCATCTCGTCACGATTAACGAAATCGGCCGGATTGCGACCGTGCTCGCGAGCGAGGCGGGGATGACACTAACCGGCTCCACCATCTACGCGGACGCGGGCTTTCATATCACGGCGTGA